From the genome of Armatimonadota bacterium, one region includes:
- the hppA gene encoding K(+)-insensitive pyrophosphate-energized proton pump has translation MLLIKQAGRGSFVLLAFMLFALLGVSRAHAAEAIELPPFGPTERMVLWVVLLFALLAVGFGLWLRAWTLKQSPGSEKMQEVGRAIQDGAYAYLKRQAKTMIWFVLLITVGLWLLYTPVYSDKPVLAVGVAIAFFMGVAASYFAGVVGMDMAVKGNMRTANQALTTFKGALETAFRAGAVSGMATVGLGLLGAITIFLLFKEDAMKVLVGFGFGGSLAALFMRVGGGIYTKAADVGADLVGKVEAGIPEDDPRNPATIADNVGDNVGDCAGMAADVFESYEVTLVAAIILGAATASVLTGAAVLKLIVYALLVRAVGVIASIIGVLGVRGADREDLDPMRPITVGFNISWWVALAGFAAVSYFLMNDITLKPEHGGRQVEWWRFFLANAAGLVMAMLIERLTEYFTSTEKKPVTEIAYSSKTGPATMIIEGFATGLESSVWAVGAIVVALLTPLFIFPPEQFGGAILSFYGIALTGLGLLATTGFILAMDTFGPISDNANGIFEMSGALKEQKVVPGQLSGDRIVHRLDSVGNTTKALTKGFAIATAVVAATALFHSFVEDAKLVGKGLPLDVPEIFIGLLIGGAAPFLFSAFSIKAVGRAAFQLIEEVRRQFRERPGIMAGTEKPDYGRSVAIVTAAAQKELLGPGVLAIALPVLVGFGMGFSDPVKGAQALGGYLAGAILTGQLMAVLLANSGGAWDNAKKKIEDGLFGGKGTEYHKAGVICDTVGDPFKDTAGPALNPLIKVMNLVGILIAPVVIQPIAPAARLAIVLVALAALAFAVYWSKRGSIVDQVELTTATAEPVPAGKGDR, from the coding sequence ATGCTTTTGATAAAACAGGCAGGGCGCGGCAGTTTCGTGTTGCTTGCGTTCATGCTGTTTGCGTTGCTGGGCGTCTCACGGGCGCATGCCGCCGAAGCCATCGAACTCCCCCCATTCGGTCCTACCGAGCGCATGGTGCTGTGGGTGGTGCTGCTGTTCGCACTGTTGGCGGTGGGATTCGGTTTGTGGCTGCGCGCGTGGACGTTGAAGCAAAGCCCTGGAAGCGAAAAGATGCAAGAGGTCGGGCGTGCTATTCAGGACGGCGCGTACGCCTACCTGAAGCGGCAGGCGAAGACTATGATATGGTTCGTGCTACTCATCACGGTCGGTCTGTGGTTGCTGTACACACCCGTCTACTCGGATAAACCCGTTCTTGCCGTTGGCGTGGCGATAGCGTTCTTCATGGGCGTCGCCGCGTCTTACTTCGCCGGCGTGGTGGGTATGGATATGGCGGTCAAGGGCAACATGCGCACCGCCAATCAGGCGCTTACCACCTTTAAGGGCGCGCTGGAAACCGCCTTCCGCGCGGGCGCGGTGTCGGGAATGGCAACCGTCGGTCTGGGATTGCTGGGAGCCATCACCATCTTCCTGCTTTTTAAGGAAGATGCGATGAAGGTCCTGGTAGGCTTCGGGTTCGGTGGTAGCCTTGCCGCGCTGTTCATGCGTGTAGGCGGTGGCATCTACACCAAAGCCGCCGATGTGGGTGCGGACCTCGTCGGTAAGGTGGAAGCCGGTATCCCCGAAGACGACCCACGCAACCCTGCCACCATCGCCGATAACGTGGGCGATAACGTAGGCGACTGCGCTGGCATGGCGGCGGACGTGTTCGAGTCCTACGAGGTCACGCTGGTTGCGGCGATTATCCTTGGCGCAGCTACCGCCAGTGTTTTAACGGGCGCGGCTGTGTTGAAGCTCATCGTGTACGCTCTGCTGGTGCGTGCGGTGGGTGTTATCGCCTCCATTATCGGCGTGCTGGGCGTGCGTGGAGCCGACCGTGAAGACCTTGACCCCATGCGCCCCATCACCGTGGGGTTCAATATCTCGTGGTGGGTGGCGCTGGCAGGTTTCGCCGCGGTCAGCTATTTCCTGATGAACGACATCACTCTGAAGCCAGAACATGGCGGACGTCAGGTGGAGTGGTGGAGGTTCTTCCTTGCCAACGCGGCCGGATTGGTGATGGCGATGCTCATCGAACGCCTCACCGAGTACTTTACTTCTACCGAGAAGAAACCCGTCACCGAAATCGCCTACTCCTCCAAGACCGGTCCCGCCACGATGATTATCGAAGGCTTCGCAACCGGTCTGGAGAGCAGTGTGTGGGCGGTGGGCGCAATCGTGGTAGCTCTGCTGACGCCGCTGTTCATTTTCCCGCCCGAGCAGTTCGGCGGTGCTATCCTTTCGTTCTACGGCATCGCGCTGACGGGCTTGGGACTGCTCGCCACCACAGGCTTCATCCTGGCGATGGATACGTTCGGTCCTATCTCCGACAACGCTAATGGCATCTTTGAGATGTCTGGCGCATTGAAGGAGCAAAAGGTGGTGCCGGGTCAATTGAGCGGCGACCGCATCGTGCACCGTCTCGACTCGGTGGGCAATACCACCAAGGCGTTGACGAAGGGGTTTGCCATCGCGACTGCAGTAGTAGCAGCAACCGCGCTGTTCCACTCCTTCGTGGAGGACGCAAAGCTGGTAGGCAAAGGATTGCCCCTGGATGTGCCGGAAATCTTCATCGGCTTGCTGATCGGTGGTGCAGCGCCGTTCCTGTTCTCGGCGTTCTCCATCAAGGCGGTAGGGCGTGCCGCGTTCCAGCTGATTGAAGAGGTGCGCCGACAGTTCCGCGAGCGTCCGGGTATCATGGCAGGCACCGAAAAGCCCGATTACGGACGCAGCGTGGCTATCGTTACCGCTGCCGCGCAGAAGGAGCTGCTGGGACCAGGTGTGCTGGCAATCGCTTTGCCGGTGCTGGTAGGCTTCGGTATGGGCTTCAGCGACCCAGTGAAGGGCGCACAGGCTCTGGGCGGCTATCTAGCAGGAGCCATTCTCACCGGACAGCTGATGGCGGTGCTGCTGGCAAACTCCGGCGGTGCGTGGGATAATGCCAAGAAAAAGATAGAGGACGGTTTGTTCGGCGGTAAGGGCACCGAGTATCACAAGGCAGGCGTCATCTGCGATACCGTTGGCGACCCGTTCAAGGACACCGCCGGTCCCGCGCTGAACCCGCTCATCAAGGTGATGAACCTAGTGGGCATCTTGATCGCACCGGTGGTAATCCAGCCGATTGCTCCTGCTGCCCGTCTGGCGATTGTGCTGGTTGCGCTGGCGGCACTGGCTTTCGCTGTTTACTGGAGCAAGCGAGGCTCCATCGTAGACCAGGTGGAGCTGACAACCGCTACCGCCGAACCGGTACCTGCCGGCAAAGGCGACCGCTAA
- the epsH gene encoding exosortase A — protein sequence MEVEMATQQQAASSVDRRQVVLLFASVVLFIAFFAPSFAFLVDRWSHSDEFSHGFLVPLVSLFLLWQKREVIRRTPLQVCSWGLPVLALGLLMQVASEWASVTFLKALAVPVAIGGLAWYLVGTRMMRVVFFPYLFLYFAVPWPDFAIEMLSVPLQHFSAAASTMLLGLAGVPIEREGVHMWTPRFDVEVAVPCSGIRSMVAILGIAALVGYLTQGKLWAKGVVFLSGIPITMLANVLRIAAIVVMGHYVSHDFAMTFFHDYSSPFLFFISALSLLGVKKLVEKVQ from the coding sequence ATGGAAGTAGAGATGGCTACTCAACAGCAGGCGGCGTCTTCGGTAGACCGTCGACAGGTGGTGTTACTTTTTGCCTCGGTCGTTCTTTTCATTGCCTTTTTTGCACCCAGCTTTGCTTTTCTGGTTGACCGATGGTCGCACAGCGATGAGTTCTCGCATGGGTTTTTAGTGCCGCTGGTTAGCTTGTTCTTACTCTGGCAAAAGCGGGAGGTGATTCGCCGCACGCCTTTGCAGGTATGCTCTTGGGGATTGCCAGTTCTGGCTCTGGGCTTGCTGATGCAGGTTGCCAGCGAATGGGCGTCGGTCACGTTTCTTAAGGCGCTGGCAGTTCCGGTGGCGATAGGAGGGCTGGCGTGGTATCTGGTCGGCACGCGTATGATGCGGGTGGTGTTCTTTCCGTATCTCTTCCTCTATTTCGCGGTGCCATGGCCCGACTTTGCTATCGAGATGCTCAGCGTGCCATTGCAGCACTTCAGCGCGGCGGCATCCACGATGTTGCTTGGGCTGGCTGGCGTGCCCATCGAGCGGGAAGGGGTGCACATGTGGACACCTCGCTTCGATGTGGAGGTCGCGGTGCCGTGCAGCGGCATCCGCTCGATGGTGGCGATACTGGGTATTGCTGCTCTGGTAGGCTACTTGACGCAGGGCAAGTTGTGGGCGAAAGGCGTGGTGTTTCTTTCGGGCATACCGATAACAATGCTGGCGAACGTCTTACGTATTGCCGCCATCGTGGTGATGGGGCATTATGTGAGCCATGATTTCGCGATGACCTTTTTCCATGACTACTCCTCACCGTTTCTGTTTTTTATCTCGGCGTTAAGCCTTTTAGGCGTCAAAAAACTGGTGGAGAAGGTACAATGA
- the sypL gene encoding membrane protein, which produces MEVQAGVSTVRRDALVWTVTAGVALTAGIALLLVPAEMVFGAVIALLAASVFLVSPYAGALAFIALYYMRPMDFFPQLALLRIPLFIASITSTGLFVRLMLTRQKLIEGWYVKWFLALWGVILLSVPLSLYRSQSFSGAQDFLKSVAMVWMIYMAVRSEKQITFAVRMLGWMALWLAVSTIYNYKTGNVEVSGQLQRAGAESSMLGDPNDLAAYVLMLFPLCYYLFFNDPKKWLKIVYGSAMVMILVAVVLTGSRGGFLGLVFLLFLLWLFSKRKVLGALIGLAVFGALWFTAPAEYRERIRSITNYEQDESAMNRVEYRKAAVRMFKHNPFTGIGFKNYADFAREFGAPASQTAHNMYYLVLAELGGLGLIVFLTIWLKSLKAARQLARAPNWLLHALGMGAFIGLLDLMLTGYFLSISYYPYHYILMALVAAAQAHLLPQVREARA; this is translated from the coding sequence ATGGAAGTGCAGGCAGGCGTCTCCACAGTACGCCGAGATGCACTGGTGTGGACTGTTACTGCGGGCGTTGCGCTGACAGCGGGGATCGCCCTACTGTTAGTGCCTGCTGAAATGGTCTTTGGTGCGGTAATAGCGCTGCTGGCTGCAAGCGTTTTCCTTGTAAGCCCATATGCTGGGGCTCTGGCGTTTATTGCCCTGTACTACATGCGCCCGATGGACTTCTTTCCTCAACTGGCACTCTTGCGTATCCCCTTGTTTATCGCCAGCATCACCTCGACCGGGTTGTTTGTGCGCTTGATGCTTACCAGGCAAAAGTTGATAGAAGGCTGGTATGTGAAGTGGTTTCTGGCGCTGTGGGGGGTCATATTGCTTTCGGTGCCTTTATCGCTCTATCGCTCGCAGTCTTTTTCTGGAGCACAGGACTTCTTGAAGAGTGTTGCTATGGTGTGGATGATCTATATGGCTGTGCGCAGCGAGAAGCAAATCACCTTCGCTGTGCGAATGCTGGGTTGGATGGCACTCTGGTTAGCAGTATCTACTATCTATAACTACAAAACGGGTAATGTGGAAGTGAGCGGTCAGTTGCAGCGCGCCGGAGCAGAGTCTTCCATGCTCGGCGACCCCAACGATCTGGCGGCGTATGTTTTGATGCTCTTCCCGCTGTGCTACTACCTGTTTTTTAACGACCCGAAAAAGTGGCTGAAGATAGTGTATGGCTCCGCAATGGTTATGATTTTGGTGGCGGTAGTGTTGACCGGGTCGCGTGGTGGGTTCTTAGGGCTGGTCTTTCTACTCTTCCTGCTATGGCTGTTCTCCAAGAGGAAGGTGCTGGGGGCTCTGATCGGTCTGGCGGTGTTTGGTGCTCTGTGGTTTACTGCGCCTGCGGAGTATCGGGAGCGTATCCGTTCCATTACGAACTACGAGCAAGATGAGTCCGCGATGAATCGCGTGGAGTATCGCAAGGCGGCGGTGCGTATGTTCAAGCACAATCCTTTTACAGGTATTGGCTTCAAGAACTATGCAGATTTTGCCCGCGAGTTCGGGGCGCCTGCATCTCAAACGGCACACAACATGTATTACCTCGTGCTGGCTGAGCTGGGAGGACTGGGGCTTATTGTCTTTCTAACCATCTGGCTGAAAAGCCTAAAAGCAGCAAGACAGCTGGCTCGCGCTCCGAACTGGTTGTTGCATGCGCTGGGGATGGGAGCATTTATCGGCCTACTTGACCTAATGTTAACGGGGTATTTTCTTTCTATCTCCTACTATCCCTACCATTATATTCTGATGGCTCTGGTAGCAGCAGCGCAAGCGCACCTGCTGCCGCAAGTGCGGGAGGCAAGGGCTTGA
- a CDS encoding glycosyl transferase — MWWVVAGCLAFVVYTYAGYPLLLKLLAKRRCGRYTMRATRSSEDLPSVSVLIAAHNEEANIRRRIQNLLACDYPANRMSVVVSCDGCTDRTADIARGYEGVRVVEVFPQRGKAFALNRGVEVAEGEVLVFTDARQQFAPDAIYQLVQALYTEGVGVAGGELVLLDDRGAPREIGAYWRYEKWLRHLEAKVDSPLQCSGAIYAIRREHFTPMPEGLILDDMWIPLHIMRKGYRIAFVSEAKAYDTVTPSYDREFKRKVRTLAGNYQLIWAAPWLLVPWKNRLWWQFMSHKVCRLLVPYALISMYGASWMLLHQPYGAALVVAQTGYYLLGVLAWALPALARRFRLAGLAGSFLSLNAAAAVAPIAFIRGRGRVRWDRSPMLSPQAAGDEGQKVRTY; from the coding sequence ATGTGGTGGGTGGTAGCCGGTTGCCTCGCGTTTGTCGTTTACACCTACGCAGGTTATCCGCTTCTGTTGAAGTTGTTGGCGAAGCGGCGTTGCGGGCGGTACACCATGCGGGCTACTCGCTCATCAGAAGACCTACCGTCTGTCAGCGTGTTGATAGCTGCACATAACGAGGAAGCGAATATCCGCAGGCGCATTCAGAATCTGCTTGCCTGCGATTATCCGGCTAACAGGATGTCCGTTGTGGTCTCTTGTGATGGGTGCACCGATCGAACCGCGGATATCGCACGAGGATACGAAGGCGTTCGGGTAGTGGAGGTCTTTCCACAGCGGGGTAAGGCGTTTGCTCTAAACAGAGGTGTTGAGGTCGCTGAGGGCGAGGTGCTCGTGTTTACTGATGCGCGGCAACAATTTGCTCCAGATGCCATCTATCAGTTAGTGCAGGCATTGTACACTGAGGGCGTTGGGGTTGCTGGAGGCGAACTTGTACTGCTGGATGATCGGGGCGCCCCTAGAGAAATAGGCGCATACTGGCGATATGAAAAGTGGTTGAGGCATCTGGAGGCAAAGGTGGATTCACCTCTGCAGTGCAGCGGAGCTATTTATGCTATCCGCCGTGAACATTTCACTCCTATGCCCGAAGGATTAATACTGGACGACATGTGGATTCCTTTGCACATTATGCGCAAAGGCTACCGTATCGCTTTCGTTAGCGAGGCGAAAGCGTACGACACGGTGACCCCTTCCTACGACAGGGAGTTCAAGCGCAAGGTGCGCACGCTGGCGGGCAACTACCAGCTTATCTGGGCGGCGCCCTGGCTGCTGGTGCCGTGGAAGAATCGTCTCTGGTGGCAGTTCATGTCGCACAAAGTGTGTCGGCTGCTGGTGCCGTATGCGCTGATAAGCATGTATGGGGCATCGTGGATGCTACTGCACCAGCCTTACGGCGCCGCGCTGGTGGTGGCGCAAACAGGCTACTACTTGTTAGGCGTGCTGGCGTGGGCGCTACCTGCACTGGCGCGGCGGTTCCGCCTCGCGGGGCTGGCGGGTTCGTTCCTTAGCCTGAATGCGGCGGCGGCGGTAGCACCGATTGCTTTTATCCGGGGCAGGGGACGTGTGCGCTGGGATCGCTCGCCCATGCTTTCCCCGCAGGCAGCCGGTGACGAAGGACAGAAGGTGAGGACGTACTGA